A window of the Brassica oleracea var. oleracea cultivar TO1000 chromosome C1, BOL, whole genome shotgun sequence genome harbors these coding sequences:
- the LOC106338601 gene encoding F-box protein At3g17710-like → MTTIKLPWDMEVELLTWLPPRSLVRFRAVCKKWNSLLNDKSFLNQHSSRSRPQFIFLTKSKTYSIDVDLGGAGVGPTIKMCEVASDFPCQPMNWENINVASCDGLLFREFLRKGVAVWNPWCKHMGLIEFKEKDFYFGGVGYDSNRPEKGYQILGYFCRVDDTCKKGYDKFAVYECAAKTFKFIDSPFRKWSLWSAITEAAAPLSLKGNLFWIGYCDEIRESTIQSFSFSRGIFIKKFCMLPCEKVFYVNKLVLAIYKGDRLSLLNQRYATGKIEIWVTKDKIDDRAQVVWENLMNLSTTNLPRLKGEYYGVRYFIIDKTIIMCYGNSQTGAACIYIVRGDMLKKIPINYGNVLKFYHRVYFPNLIRLPLEFRRSLEI, encoded by the coding sequence ATGACAACGATAAAGCTTCCGTGGGATATGGAGGTAGAGTTACTCACTTGGCTTCCACCTCGATCTCTTGTTCGGTTCCGAGCCGTGTGCAAAAAATGGAACTCTCTTCTCAATGACAAGAGTTTTCTCAACCAGCACTCGTCTAGATCTCGTCCCCAGTTCATTTTCTTAACTAAATCGAAGACTTACTCGATTGACGTTGACCTCGGCGGCGCAGGAGTTGGTCCAACGATAAAGATGTGTGAGGTAGCATCTGATTTTCCTTGTCAACCTATGAATTGGGAAAATATTAATGTCGCATCTTGCGACGGATTACTGTTTCGTGAATTTTTGAGGAAAGGCGTGGCTGTCTGGAATCCTTGGTGTAAACATATGGGGTTGATAGAGTTCAAGGAAAAAGATTTTTATTTTGGAGGGGTAGGATACGATAGTAATAGACCCGAAAAAGGTTACCAGATCTTGGGTTATTTTTGTAGAGTCGACGACACTTGCAAAAAAGGTTACGATAAATTTGCGGTTTACGAGTGTGCTGCTAAGACGTTTAAATTTATTGACTCTCCTTTCAGGAAGTGGTCTCTGTGGTCCGCCATCACTGAGGCGGCTGCCCCTTTGTCTTTGAAGGGAAATTTGTTTTGGATTGGTTACTGTGACGAGATACGTGAAAGTACCATCCAAAGCTTTAGTTTTTCCAGGGGTATATTCATCAAAAAGTTTTGCATGCTGCCTTGTGAGAAAGTTTTTTATGTCAATAAACTTGTCCTAGCTATTTATAAGGGAGATCGGTTATCGTTGCTAAATCAACGCTACGCAACAGGAAAGATTGAGATTTGGGTGACAAAGGATAAGATTGATGATAGAGCGCAAGTGGTGTGGGAAAACTTGATGAATTTGTCAACAACTAACTTACCAAGGCTAAAAGGTGAATATTATGGCGTTAGGTATTTTATTATTGACAAAACCATAATCATGTGTTACGGCAACAGTCAAACTGGAGCTGCTTGCATCTACATTGTGAGGGGAGATATGCTCAAGAAGATTCCAATAAACTATGGGAATGTTCTTAAGTTTTACCACCGTGTCTATTTTCCAAATTTGATCCGGCTTCCTTTAGAATTCAGACGATCGCTGGAAATTTAA